Proteins from a genomic interval of Medicago truncatula cultivar Jemalong A17 chromosome 3, MtrunA17r5.0-ANR, whole genome shotgun sequence:
- the LOC11440548 gene encoding pentatricopeptide repeat-containing protein At3g22470, mitochondrial codes for MTSKTVTPNIRTFTTLVDGLCKDGEVKKARNVLAIMIKQRVEPNIVTYNSLMDGYFLVKEVNKAKQLFNTISLRGMTPNVRSYKVMINGLCKNKMVDEAANLFKEMHSKNMVPDTVAYNSLIDGLCKSRRIYDVWDFIGEMHDRGQPANIITYNSLLDGLCKNHQVDKAITLLTKIKNQGIRPNIYTYTILVDGLCKNGRLRDAQEVYQDLLNKGYQLDARIYTVMINGLCKEGFLDEALSLLSKMEDNKCTPDGVTYEITIRALFESDRNEILYIFIFL; via the coding sequence atgacatcTAAAACCGTCACCCCGAATATTCGTACTTTTACTACATTGGTCGATGGGTTATGTAAGGATGGAGAGGTCAAAAAAGCTAGAAATGTGTTGGCTATTATGATAAAACAACGTGTGGAACCTAATATTGTTACTTATAATTCTTTGATGGATGGGTATTTCTTGGTTAAAGAAGTCAACAAGGCCAAACAGTTATTCAACACTATTTCTCTAAGGGGAATGACTCCTAATGTTCGTAGCTACAAAGTCATGATTAATGGATTATGTAAGAATAAAATGGTGGATGAAGCCGCAAATCTTTTCAAAGAAATGCATTCCAAAAATATGGTTCCTGACACTGTAGCATACAATTCCCTAATTGATGGACTTTGCAAATCAAGGagaatatatgatgtttgggATTTCATAGGTGAGATGCATGATAGAGGTCAACCAGCTAACATAATCACTTACAATTCTTTATTAGATGGATTGTGCAAAAACCATCAGGTTGACAAGGCAATCACATTGTTAACGAAGATCAAGAATCAAGGAATTCGGCCAAATATCTATACATACACTATACTTGTTGATGGACTGTGCAAAAATGGAAGACTTAGGGATGCACAAGAGGTTTATCAGGATCTTCTGAATAAAGGCTATCAGTTAGATGCTAGGATATATACTGTGATGATTAATGGGCTTTGTAAAGAAGGGTTTTTGGATGAAGCATTGTCCTTACTCTCAAAAATGGAAGACAACAAGTGCACTCCTGATGGTGTAACTTATGAAATTACCATTCGTGCTTTGTTTGAAAGCGACAGAAATGAGATTTtatatatctttatttttttatga
- the LOC11444865 gene encoding uridine kinase-like protein 4, whose translation MGTAKSAVDLMGSSSEVHFSGFHMDGFEKREASIEQPTTSATDVYNQPFVIGVAGGAASGKKTVCDMIVQQLHDQRVVLVNQDSFYNNLTEEERARVQDYNFDHPDAFDTEELLRVMDKLKHGEAVDIPKYDFKSYKSDALRRVNPSDVIILEGILVFHDPRVRELMNMKIFVDTDADVRLARRIRRDTSEKDRDIGAILDQYSKFVKPAFDDFILPTKKYADIIIPRGGDNHVAVDLIVQHIRTKLGQHDLCKIYPNLYVIHSTFQIRGMHTLIRDAQITKHDFVFYSDRLIRLVVEHGLGHLPFTEKQVITPTGSVYTGVDFCKRLCGVSVIRSGESMENALRACCKGIKIGKILIHREGDNGQQLIYEKLPNDISERHVLLLDPILGTGNSAVQAISLLIQKGVPESNIIFLNLISAPKGVHVVCKCFPRIKIVTSEIEIGLNEDFRVIPGMGEFGDRYFGTDDDEQVVVASQ comes from the exons ATGGGTACTGCTAAGTCAGCTGTTGATTTAATGGGATCTTCTTCTGAAGTTCATTTTTCTGGATTTCACATGGATGGTTTTGAGAAAAGAGAGGCTAGCATAGAACAACCAACAACATCAGCAACTGATGTGTACAACCAACCTTTCGTCATAG GTGTTGCTGGTGGTGCAGCATCCGGCAAAAAAACAGTTTGTGATATGATTGTTCAGCAACTTCATGACCAGCGAGTTGTGCTTGTTAATCAG GATTCTTTTTACAATAACTTGACTGAGGAGGAACGAGCAAGAGTACAAGATTACAACTTTGATCATCCTG ATGCTTTTGATACCGAGGAATTGCTTCGTGTTATGGACAAGTTGAAGCATGGCGAAGCTGTTGATATTCCAAAGTATGACTTCAAGAGTTACAAAAGTGATGCATTAAGAAGG GTTAACCCTTCAGATGTTATAATTTTGGAAGGCATCCTTGTTTTCCACGATCCTCGTGTTCGGgagttgatgaatatgaagatATTTGTTGACACAG ATGCTGATGTTCGTTTGGCAAGAAGGATCAGGCGTGATACCAGCGAGAAGGATCGGGACATTGGAGCAATTCTTGATCAA TATTCAAAATTTGTAAAGCCAGCTTTTGATGACTTCATTCTTCCAACAAAGAAATATGCCGATATCATCATACCTCGTGGAGGAGATAATCATGTGGCTGTTGATTTGATCGTTCAGCACATCCGCACAAAGCTTGGTCAACATGACCTGTGTAAAATATATCCAAATTTATATGTCATTCATTCAACTTTTCAG ATACGGGGTATGCATACTCTGATACGTGATGCTCAGATAACGAAGcatgattttgtattttattctgATCGTTTGATACGATTG GTTGTAGAACATGGTTTGGGGCATCTTCCATTTACAGAAAAGCAAGTGATCACTCCCACTG GTTCTGTATACACTGGTGTGGATTTTTGTAAGAGGTTGTGTGGTGTCTCTGTCATCAGAAG TGGGGAGAGTATGGAGAATGCCTTAAGAGCATGCTGTAAAGGTATTAAGATTGGGAAAATTTTGATCCACCGAGAAGGTGACAATGGTCAACAG CTAATATATGAGAAGTTGCCAAACGATATCTCAGAAAGGCACGTGTTACTGTTGGACCCTATCCTTGGCACAG GTAACTCAGCTGTTCAAGCGATTTCTTTACTTATACAAAAGGGTGTACCAGAGTCCAACATCATATTTCTTAATCTCATATCT GCTCCTAAAGGTGTACATGTGGTATGCAAATGTTTTCCAAGAATTAAAATAGTGACATCTGAGATAGAGATTGGTTTGAATGAAGATTTCCGTGTTATACCGGGCATGGGCGAGTTCGGAGATCGGTACTTTGGAACAGATGATGATGAACAAGTAGTGGTTGCTTCACAGTAA
- the LOC112420185 gene encoding uncharacterized protein, producing MLAAEQENAQLREELVNLKGEMERMALMMETMMAEREQAAISNSAPVVVVTAAPEGPPQPSPTTTTTIGLTQPLITDFSSGNMATMGNSGFRPLGPQGPFATPQYSMPSGYPWGMPIATNGVFGPGATEMPFAQGQQTSAHFQMSQPIPQATMTQAGPTVHVGPQHEEQIYHSDSIMGDDKAIDWEERFGALEKKMSNMRGKETVVQSIYDLCLVPDVNIPPKFKMPVFEKYQGDTCPQNHLTMYISKMIAYKNNVPLLIHCFQDSLTGPAHTWFMGLKGVTTFEQLAEAFMQQYKYNTYLAPSRKELQSLTQKDKESFKEYAQRFIQKAAQIRPPLDERELSDLFYETLSPCYSEKMIVCASQKFTDLVETGMRIEEWARKGAAVSGSSSGGSSGVSSSGNKKFGNGYPKRNAQEVGMVAHGGPQPVYPNHLFVANITPQMTAPQNPNYQPPRPQGPSLYYPPLYQQPYNPQQLSQPPYHPQQPYYPQQPYQQRPYNPPQQQPRPQAPYNQQNQKQQFDPLPMTYGALLPSLLAQNLVQTIPPPRIPDPLPRWYRPDLHCIYHQGAPGHDVERCFALKKEVQKLINSKELTFTDPDAVAQNNPLPTHGPAVNMIQDDQEEARILSVGDIKTPLVPIHVKMCKATLFNHNHEACDICSMDPRGCIQVQNDVQGLLNRRELVVTREPESKDVCVVTPVFRARRPLVINPNSTKPVGTPLVICVPRPTPTTAQKAVPYKYEGTILEPGSETTSPVAVDNIAENSRILRSGRIFPTVGPKSVSVPVDEPVKERNAGKGKAGEQAKEFDFEDADEVLKLIKKSEYRVVDQLLQTPAKISIMALLSSSGAHRDALRKVLDQAFVDYDVTLGQFESIVGNVTVCNSLTFSDEDLPAEGNKHNQALFISVLCRTDSLSNVLIDTGSALNVMPKSTFDQLAYSEAPLRLSKVTVRAFDGTRRSVYGEVDLPISVGPHEFQVTFQVMEIQASFSCLLGRPWIHDAGAVTSTLHQKLKFVSRGKLITVSGESAFLISNLSAFSVIGGSSSDGPSFQGFSAEESVGKIETCMASLKDARRVIQEGKTEGWGQLVELPENKRKEGIGFLNSKPGMFDPTRGSFHSAGFIHDSPETNAILDDVSGGVTPVFVTPGGACCNWIAVDIPSVTPRSKLNISESVEHSDPMLSPNFEVPVYEAVAEEDEEIPNEIKWMLEQERKTIQPHQEEIEIINLGTEEDKKEIKIGASLDVSVKKRVIELIREYVDIFAWSYKDMPGLDPDVVEHRLPLKPECPPVKQKLRRSHPDMALKIKEEVRKQIDAGFLVTSEYPQWLANIVPVPKKDGKVRMCVDYRDLNKASPKDNFPLPHIDVLVDNTAKCKVFSFMDGFSGYNQIRMAPEDREKTSFITPWGAFCYVVMPFGLINAGATYQRGMTGLFDGALAMVSKMKASGCIPDAKTFEIIIHSLFDKGEYDKAKKLREMIVRGLL from the exons ATGTTAGCGGCAGAACAGGAAAACGCTCAGCTCAGAGAGGAACTGGTTAACCTCAAGGGGGAGATGGAAAGAATGGCACTTATGATGGAAACTATGATGGCTGAGAGAGAGCAAGCAGCAATCTCCAATTCAGCTCCTGTTGTGGTTGTCACAGCTGCACCTGAGGGTCCCCCGCAACCATCTCCGACTACTACTACAACTATCGGCCTCACCCAGCCTCTGATAACTGATTTTTCTTCTGGTAATATGGCAACTATGGGCAACTCAGGCTTCCGTCCTCTTGGCCCCCAGGGTCCCTTTGCTACTCCTCAATATTCCATGCCTTCAGGCTACCCTTGGGGCATGCCGATTGCAACTAACGGGGTTTTTGGTCCAGGCGCTACTGAAATGCCTTTCGCACAGGGTCAACAGACTTCGGCACATTTCCAGATGAGTCAACCGATTCCTCAAGCTACCATGACTCAAGCAGGTCCTACTGTGCATGTTGGGCCACAACATGAAGAGCAGATTTATCACTCTGACAGTATAATGGGGGATGATAAAGCAATCGATTGGGAAGAAAGGTTCGGTGCTCTAGAGAAGAAGATGAGTAATATGCGGGGAAAGGAAACAGTCGTCCAAAGCATATATGACCTTTGCTTGGTACCAGATGTAAACATACCTCCAAAGTTCAAGATGCCTGTATTTGAGAAGTATCAAGGGGACACGTGTCCACAAAATCATCTAACTATGTATATTAGCAAGATGATAGCTTACAAGAATAATGTTCCCTTACTCATTCACTGCTTCCAGGATAGTTTGACTGGTCCGGCACATACCTGGTTCATGGGATTGAAAGGAGTCACTACTTTTGAACAGTTGGCTGAGGCCTTCATGCAACAGTACAAATATAATACCTATCTGGCGCCAAGTCGCAAGGAGTTGCAGTCCTTAACCCAGAAAGATAAAGAATCGTTCAAAGAATACGCACAACGCTTCATTCAAAAAGCTGCTCAGATTCGTCCTCCCTTGGATGAGAGGGAACTTTCAGATTTGTTCTATGAAACCCTGAGCCCTTGTTATTCAGAAAAGATGATTGTCTGTGCATCACAGAAGTTCACTGACTTGGTGGAAACAGGAATGCGTATCGAGGAGTGGGCTCGTAAGGGAGCAGCTGTTTCGGGAAGTTCTTCAGGTGGTTCTTCAGGAGTTTCGTCCAGTGGTAATAAGAAATTTGGGAATGGTTACCCAAAGAGGAATGCTCAAGAGGTTGGCATGGTGGCTCATGGAGGACCTCAGCCCGTGTACCCTAATCACCTCTTTGTTGCCAATATCACCCCACAAATGACCGCACCCCAGAACCCAAACTATCAACCACCAAGACCTCAAGGGCCTTCATTATACTATCCCCCACTATATCAACAACCATATAAcccacaacaactctctcaaccACCCTACCATCCTCAACAACCCTACTATCCtcaacaaccataccaacaaagGCCATATAACCCCCCACAACAACAACCCCGTCCTCAAGCTCCCTACAACCagcaaaatcaaaaacaacaatttgacCCCTTGCCAATGACCTATGGAGCATTGCTCCCTTCTTTACTTGCACAGAATCTGGTCCAAACAATACCACCTCCTCGCATTCCGGACCCTCTCCCACGCTGGTACCGTCCGGACCTTCATTGTATTtaccatcaaggggcaccaggccACGATGTGGAGCGTTGTTTTGCTCTTAAGAAAGAGGTTCAGAAACTGATAAATAGTAAAGAGTTAACCTTCACCGACCCTGATGCTGTAGCTCAGAACAATCCTCTGCCTACTCATGGGCCTGCTGTTAATATGATTCAAGACGATCAGGAAGAGGCTCGCATTCTCTCTGTAGGTGATATCAAGACTCCTCTGGTACCGATACATGTGAAAATGTGTAAAGCAACTCTCTTCAACCACAATCATGAAGCTTGTGACATATGTTCGATGGATCCTCGTGGATGTATACAAGTCCAGAATGATGTGCAGGGTCTCCTAAATAGAAGAGAACTTGTGGTTACAAGGGAACCCGAGAGCAAGGACGTCTGCGTTGTCACTCCGGTATTCAGAGCCAGGAGGCCGCTGGTGATAAACCCTAACAGTACAAAGCCCGTTGGTACTCCCTTGGTAATCTGTGTGCCTAGGCCCACGCCTACTACTGCTCAGAAAGCTGTACCCTACAAGTATGAAGGCACGATTCTAGAGCCCGGAAGTGAGACAACTTCACCTGTTGCTGTGGATAATATCGCAGAGAATAGCCGGATTTTGAGGAGTGGCCGCATCTTTCCTACGGTGGGTCCGAAGAGTGTTAGTGTTCCGGTCGATGAGCCAGTAAAAGAGCGAAACGCCGGTAAAGGTAAAGCTGGGGAGCAGGCCAAAGAGTTTGACTTTGAGGATGCCGATGAAGTCTTGAAGCTGATCAAGAAGAGTGAATACAGGGTGGTGGACCAGCTGTTACAAACTCCTGCGAAGATTTCCATCATGGCCCTGTTATCAAGTTCTGGTGCTCATCGGGATGCCCTGAGGAAAGTACTAGACCAGGCatttgtggattatgatgtaacTCTGGGTCAATTCGAAAGCATTGTGGGGAATGTGACCGTATGTAACAGTCTGactttcagtgatgaagatctCCCGGCGGAGGGGAATAAGCATAATCAAGCATTATTCATCTCTGTACTTTGCAGAACGGACTCGTTATCCAACGTCCTGATAGATACCGGCTCTGCACTTaatgtgatgcccaagtcaacttTCGACCAATTGGCATACTCCGAGGCTCCTTTGAGACTTAGCAAGGTGACGGTAAGGGCCTTCGATGGAACTAGGAGATCGGTGTATGGTGAGGTAGATTTACCAATTTCGGTCGGCCCACATGAATTTCAGGTTACTTTCCAAGTCATGGAAATCCAGGCTTCTTTCAGCTGTTTGCTCGGCAGACCATGGATTCATGACGCTGGGGCTGTGACATCTACTCTCcatcagaaattgaagtttgtaagTCGTGGAAAGTTGATCACTGTGAGTGGCGAATCGGCCTTTTTAATCAGCAATTTGTCTGCTTTCTCTGTTATCGGTGGTAGTAGTTCGGACGGGCCATCATTCCAAGGGTTCTCTGCCGAAGAAAGTGTCGGTAAGATTGAGACTTGTATGGCTTCGTTGAAGGATGCCCGGAGAGTAATTCAGGAAGGCAAAACCGAAGGCTGGGGTCAGCTAGTGGAGTTGCCAGAAAACAAGCGTAAGGAGGGAATTGGTTTCCTTAACAGTAAGCCTGGGATGTTCGACCCTACCAGAGGTTCTTTCCACAGTGCTGGTTTCATTCATGATTCGCCAGAGACCAATGCAATTTTAGATGATGTATCTGGAGGAGTGACACCGGTCTTTGTGACGCCTGGAGGAGCTTGCTGCAACTGGATTGCTGTTGACATTCCTTCTGTGACACCCCGCTCTAA ACTGAACATAAGTGAATCCGTTGAACACAGTGACCCCATGctttctcccaactttgaggtcCCGGTTTACGAGGCTGTGGCAGAGGAGGATGAGGAGATCCCGAATGAGATCAAATGGATGTTGGAACAAGAAAGGAAGACAATTCAACCTCATCAGGAGGAGATAGAAATCATCAATCTGGGTACTGaggaagacaagaaagaaatcaagattggggcATCGTTGGATGTATCTGTCAAGAAAAGAGTAATTGAGCTTATCAGAGAATATGTTGATATATTCGCATGGTCATACAAAGACATGCCGGGTCTAGACCCTGATGTCGTTGAACACAGACTACCGTTGAAGCCTGAGTGTCCTCCGGTAAaacagaaattgagaagatctcatcctgatatggccctcaagatcaaagaggaagtgCGAAAGCAAATTGATGCAGGTTTCCTAGTCACATCAGAGTATCCTCAATGGTTGGCCAACAtagtgcctgttccaaagaaagatggtaaagtcagaatgtgtgttgattatCGGGACTTGAACAAGGCTAGTCCGAAGGATAATTTTCCTTTGCCTCACATTGATGTATTGGTTGATAACACTGCTAAGTGCAAGgttttctccttcatggacggtttctccggctaCAATCAGATCAGGATGGCTCCtgaggatagagaaaagacgtctttcatcACGCCCTGGGGTGCTTTCTGTTATGTGGTGATGccatttggtttgataaatgctggtgccactTACCAGAGGGGTATGACAGGCTTGTTTGATGGTGCATTGGCCATGGTATCAAAAATGAAAGCCAGTGGTTGCATTCCAGATGctaaaacttttgaaataattatccATTCTTTGTTTGATAAAGGTGAATATGATAAGGCAAAGAAACTTCGTGAAATGATTGTAAGAGGTCTACTATAA
- the LOC11438680 gene encoding E3 ubiquitin-protein ligase BRE1-like 2: protein MKTSKTLIERIISNTKCTQDEKHLAAALEFSRWELSDAEKELKLLMSVASASEKDLDSKRSSQKKLEEELMNVNNQIAELNSETGETVVQQLEEEEEIRVCKNMIKCTVFSDRPKEVVILKCYHLFCNPCIQRNFELCQRMSCQRNSIWTDSMKHGHSSN, encoded by the exons ATGAAGACTTCAAAAACATTG ATCGAACGCATTATATCAAACACTAAATGCACTCAAGATGAAAAACACCTTGCAGCCGCCTTAGAGTTTTCCCGGTGGGAATTGTCTGATGCTGAGAAGGAGTTGAAATTGCTCATGTCTGTTGCTTCAGCTTCAGAGAAGGATTTGGATAGCAAAAG GAGTTCACAGAAGAAGCTGGAGGAAGAACTAATGAACGTGAACAACCAAATTGCTGAGCTGAATTCTGAAACTGGAGAAACCGTAGTACAGCaacttgaagaagaagaagaaataagagTTTGCAAAAACATGATCAAGTGTACTGTCTTTTCTGACCGTCCAAAGGAG GTTGTGATTTTGAAGTGTTATCATCTGTTCTGCAATCCATGTATACAAAGAAATTTTGAACTCTGTCAACGCATGTCCTGCCAGCGGAACAGCATTTGGACCGACTcaatgaagcacggacactcctcgaaTTAG